The genomic interval ACGGGGAGCGGTACACCACGGTCATGCGCACGGAGCCGTTGAAGGCGGCGCTCGATGCCGGCGGGTACGACATCATCTTCGGCGGGGCTCGCCGCGACGAAGAGAAGTCACGCGCCAAGGAGCGCATCGTCTCGATCCGGAACGCGGCGCACGCTTGGGAGCCGCGCCAGCAGCGCCCCGAGCTCTGGAAACTCTACAACGCGCGCCTCGCCAAGGGCCAAACCGCGCGGGTCTTCCCCCTGTCCAATTGGACCGAGACGGACATTTGGGCTTACGCCCTGCTCAACGATATCGAGCTCGCGCCGCTCTACTATGCCGCTCCACGCCCTGTGGTCGAACGCGGCGGCGCCTTCATCGTGGTCGATGACGAAAGCCGGATGCGGTTCCTCCCCGGCGAGCAGACGTCCATCCGCAAGGTGCGTTTTCGCACGCTCGGCTGCTGGCCAGTGACGGGCGCCATCGAATCCGATGCCTCCGACCTGCGGTCCGTCGTGGACGAAACCCTCAGAGCATCCTCATCCGAGCGGCAGGGACGCATCAGCGACGGCGAGGATGGCGGCTCGCTCGAACAGAAAAAGCGCGAAGGCTATTTCTGATGGCGGGCTCAAGGCTGTGGAATTATCACGACATACAGGCGGTGCTGACCACGATGCACGCCAAAGAGCGTGTCATTGCTCCAATCCTGCGAGAAGGGCTGGGCCTGCGCGTTGAACTGGCCCGATCTGTCGATACGGATCGGTTCGGCACGTTCAGTCGCGAGGTCGAACGGAGCGGCTCGCAACTCGACGCAGCGAAGGCGAAGATCGCCGCTGGGTTTGACCGGGCTCCTAGCGCGCGCGTTGGATTGGCGAGCGAGGGCAGCTTCGGACCACATCCCCACATTCCCTTCCTGGCGCTCGGCCGCGAACTGGTTCTGATGGTCGACCGCGACAATGGTCTGGAACTCATCGGCTACGACGCGAGCCCGGAAACCAATTTCGCGCATGTGGTCGCGCGCGATTTCGATGAAGTCATTGCATTCGCCGAACGCGTCAGGTTCCCGGAGCATGGTTTGATCGTCATGGGATGCCGCGATGACCAGCCGGCGCCGGAAGTCCTTCTGCGGAAGGACGTCACGGACCATGACACGCTCGCGTCCGCGGTGCGGGAGGCGTGTAGCAGGTGCGGCGCCGCCTTTGTCGAAACCGACATGCGCGCCCATCGGAACCCAACCCGAATGGCCGCGATCGAACGGGCCACAAATGACCTCGTGCGCCGCTTTCACAGCCGTTGCCCGGACTGCGACTACCCGGGATTCGACGTGACCGAGCGTGTTCCCGGCCTGCCGTGCGCTTGGTGCGGCGAGCCGACCCGCGTTGTCATGACCAACGTTCTCACCTGCCGATCATGTGGTCACAGGCTTGAGCGACCGGCCTGCGATCAGACGACGGCAGATCCCGGACAGTGCGATGGATGCAATCCCTAGGCGTCGATGCGCCAAATTATCATCGGAGCGAAGCCAATGGTTGAGAGTGTAGCAGGAGGTACTTCAGGGGATGGCCCTCAGTTCGAGTCTGACGCGCACATTGCTTTCATACTCGAACATCCCGGCATGAGTGATTGGTTGAAGACGGCTTTGCAGGAGGCATTGCCGCGCGACCCCATAGCCGTGCTCAACGACCTCGAAATCCTCAATCTCGTTCTGCGGAAACGGTCAGAGGCCCTGATTGCCGGGATGTTTGCGTAGGTAGGTCCCGCTCAGAGCCGACTGGACACCCCACGAACCAGGCCAAACCCCATGCTTATCGCTGAGTTCTGAACCTGGCGTTACGGGAGCTAAGGCGGGGCGGGCCGGTTCGCCCGGGTAGACCGCCGGTTATCCGGGCGCCAGAGCGACCATGACCTCGTTCCGGCGCATGAACCAAGGCGTCCAAGGCGGATTGTATTGAGCTAGCGTGACCGGCCCGATTGGCTGCAAATGATGAGATCTGACTGCGGCAAGAAGTTCCGTGTCTTTGGCTTCGACTTCGCTTCTGCGCGCCAAGCCTGAGAAACGCAGCACCGCGACCCGTGTCGCCGGCAACGAACGCAATGTCACTCGCGGATCGTTGGGCTCGGGAAGCATCTCGATTGTCGTGAAGGCGCTCGGCATGGTGAACCTGACGACCCAGCTGTCGGCGACTTTCGTCTGGGTGACGGGGGCCGTCATCGCGATCTTCTCACTGACCGGCTGTTGAGCCACGGGAGCAGTCATGGCGATCGTTTGGCGGCGCTTATTTCCACCGAATATATAGCCAGCTAGCAGACGAAATCCTTTGCTGGCTGCTTCCTTCTGATCTCCAGACACAGTGACTTCGGCCACGATCAGCCGGGGATAAACCCTGACCTCGAACGCGCCATCATGCATGACGGTTTGGAAAGAGGGTTCTTCGACAGCCATTGCAGGACTTCCGATCGCCACGATCGCCAAGGCGACCAACAGCCCAAATTGTCTCAAGCTCATCGCAACCGATTTTTCCCGCGGCATCCACCCAATGAGATCGGAAATGGCGATTGGGGATCCACGTCGCAACCGCTTTCACCGACCCCGCCGAACTCGGCGGTCGAGGCGGATGACGCCGTTCTCTCGCTACCTGTGATGTAATGCTCGAAAGCTGGTCGCTATGATCGCTCTACAATTTAGCGGGCCGCATCGCCGCCGTTCAATATAGGAACGCCGCCCAAGCTTACCCCACGGTCGACGGCTATTTCTTAGAAATGGCGCACCCGACACGATTCGAACGTGTGGCCTCCACCTTCGGAGGGATATAGTTAGCTGCATGGGTTAACACAGTCATGCTGCTCCATGTAAGTCGCTGAAATAGAAATGAATCTCGCCAAGCAAATCAGCCCAGCGACTTGCCCTTTTCTCGCTCCTCGTTCCCGGCGCTTCCTTGGCGCGTTCGCCAAGGAACAAGCCGGTCACAACCCATGCCGAAACTTACAAAACGTATCGCGGATTCCGCAAAGGCGCGGGTGAAGGATTATTTCATTTGGGACGACGAACTGCCTGGCCTGGGACTCCGCGTGTATACTTCGGGCAAGCGCAGCTATGTCATTCATTACAGGTTTGCTGGCCGCTCTCGGCGGTTCACGATCGGGCTACATGGATTCTGGACGCCTGAGCGCGCACGACAGCAAGCAAAGGTTCTCTTCGGCAAGATAGTGAGTGGGGAAGATCCGTCGGAACAGCGGCAGCTCAATCATCAGGCCATCACGGTCAAGGAGCTTTGCAAACTCTACCTCGATGACCTGAACGCCGGCTTGATCATGGGCAAAGGCGGACGGCCAAAAAAACCGACAACCATCCTCTGCGACATCGGTCGAATCCATCGCCACATC from Labrys wisconsinensis carries:
- the cysD gene encoding sulfate adenylyltransferase subunit CysD, translating into MTRAANHLAALESEAIHIIREVVAEARNPVMLFSAGKDSTVMAHLAIRAFYPGTPPFPLLHVDSTWEFRSLIEFRDAFASKHGLRLIAHANEEGRAAGINPFDHGERYTTVMRTEPLKAALDAGGYDIIFGGARRDEEKSRAKERIVSIRNAAHAWEPRQQRPELWKLYNARLAKGQTARVFPLSNWTETDIWAYALLNDIELAPLYYAAPRPVVERGGAFIVVDDESRMRFLPGEQTSIRKVRFRTLGCWPVTGAIESDASDLRSVVDETLRASSSERQGRISDGEDGGSLEQKKREGYF
- a CDS encoding SOUL family heme-binding protein, coding for MAVEEPSFQTVMHDGAFEVRVYPRLIVAEVTVSGDQKEAASKGFRLLAGYIFGGNKRRQTIAMTAPVAQQPVSEKIAMTAPVTQTKVADSWVVRFTMPSAFTTIEMLPEPNDPRVTLRSLPATRVAVLRFSGLARRSEVEAKDTELLAAVRSHHLQPIGPVTLAQYNPPWTPWFMRRNEVMVALAPG
- a CDS encoding DUF6671 family protein, translating into MAGSRLWNYHDIQAVLTTMHAKERVIAPILREGLGLRVELARSVDTDRFGTFSREVERSGSQLDAAKAKIAAGFDRAPSARVGLASEGSFGPHPHIPFLALGRELVLMVDRDNGLELIGYDASPETNFAHVVARDFDEVIAFAERVRFPEHGLIVMGCRDDQPAPEVLLRKDVTDHDTLASAVREACSRCGAAFVETDMRAHRNPTRMAAIERATNDLVRRFHSRCPDCDYPGFDVTERVPGLPCAWCGEPTRVVMTNVLTCRSCGHRLERPACDQTTADPGQCDGCNP